From the Streptomyces sp. Tu 2975 genome, one window contains:
- a CDS encoding TIGR00730 family Rossman fold protein has translation MSNPEGLRALEEQRLGPVLRRREQIRPGTTDQRLLDTEGDSQWVHTDPWRVMRIQSEFVEGFGALAELPSAISVFGSARTPAGTPEYEVGVKLGRALAKAGFAVITGGGPGVMEAANKGASEAKGISVGLGIELPFEQGINPHVDIGVNFRYFFVRKTMFVKYAQGFVVLPGGLGTLDELFEALTLVQTRKVTRFPIVLFGTDYWSGLVDWLRDTVIAQGKASEKDLLLFHVTDDVEEAVALVSKETGR, from the coding sequence ATGAGCAACCCCGAGGGATTGCGGGCGCTGGAGGAGCAGCGGCTGGGACCGGTACTGCGCCGCAGGGAACAGATCCGGCCGGGCACCACCGATCAGCGGCTGCTCGACACCGAGGGCGACTCCCAGTGGGTGCACACCGACCCGTGGCGGGTCATGCGGATCCAGTCCGAGTTCGTCGAGGGCTTCGGCGCCCTCGCCGAACTGCCCAGTGCCATCAGCGTCTTCGGTTCCGCCCGCACCCCGGCCGGCACACCCGAGTACGAGGTGGGCGTCAAGCTCGGCAGGGCGCTGGCCAAGGCGGGCTTCGCGGTGATCACCGGCGGTGGTCCCGGAGTGATGGAGGCCGCGAACAAGGGCGCGAGCGAGGCCAAGGGGATCTCGGTCGGCCTCGGCATCGAGCTGCCCTTCGAGCAGGGCATCAACCCGCACGTCGACATCGGGGTGAACTTCCGCTACTTCTTCGTCCGCAAGACGATGTTCGTGAAGTACGCGCAGGGCTTCGTCGTGCTGCCGGGCGGACTCGGCACGCTGGACGAACTGTTCGAGGCGCTGACGCTCGTCCAGACCCGTAAGGTGACGCGCTTTCCGATCGTGCTCTTCGGTACGGACTACTGGAGCGGCCTGGTCGACTGGCTGCGCGACACCGTCATCGCCCAGGGCAAGGCGTCGGAGAAGGACCTGCTGCTCTTCCACGTCACGGACGACGTGGAGGAGGCGGTGGCCCTGGTCTCCAAGGAGACGGGCAGGTAG
- the dapE gene encoding succinyl-diaminopimelate desuccinylase: protein MPETALDLTLDAPALTAALVDFPSVSGTEKPLADAIEEALRELPHLTVDRHGNNVVARTRLGRSERVVLAGHIDTVPIADNVPSRLDDDGILWGCGTSDMKSGVAVQLRIAATVPEPNRDLTFVFYDNEEVAAHLNGLGHVAEAHPDWLVGDFAVLLEPSDAQVEGGCQGTLRVHLRTKGERAHSARSWMGSNAVHAAGPILARLASYEPRRPVIDGLEYREGLNAVGIEGGVATNVIPDECTVVVNYRYAPDRSMAEAEEHVREVFADCGVSEIVVDDHTGGALPGLSHPAAAAFMEAVGGTARPKFGWTDVSRFSALGVPAVNYGPGDALFAHKRDEHVAVDKITHCEDRLREWLSS from the coding sequence ATGCCTGAGACCGCGCTTGACCTCACCCTCGACGCACCCGCGCTCACCGCAGCCCTGGTCGACTTCCCGTCGGTCAGCGGCACGGAGAAGCCCCTCGCCGACGCCATCGAGGAAGCGCTGCGCGAGCTGCCGCACCTCACCGTCGACCGGCACGGGAACAACGTCGTGGCCAGGACCCGCCTCGGCCGCTCCGAGCGGGTCGTGCTGGCGGGGCACATCGACACGGTCCCGATCGCCGACAACGTGCCCTCGCGGCTCGACGACGACGGCATCCTGTGGGGCTGCGGCACCAGTGACATGAAGTCGGGCGTCGCCGTCCAGCTGCGGATCGCCGCCACCGTTCCGGAGCCCAATCGCGACCTCACCTTCGTCTTCTACGACAACGAAGAGGTGGCCGCACACCTCAACGGACTGGGGCATGTGGCCGAGGCCCACCCGGATTGGCTCGTCGGCGACTTCGCGGTCCTGCTGGAGCCCTCCGACGCCCAGGTCGAGGGCGGCTGTCAGGGGACGCTCCGGGTCCACCTGCGCACGAAGGGGGAGCGGGCACACTCCGCGCGCAGCTGGATGGGGTCCAACGCCGTTCACGCCGCCGGCCCGATCCTCGCCCGTCTCGCGTCGTACGAGCCGCGCCGGCCGGTCATCGACGGACTGGAGTACCGGGAGGGCCTCAACGCCGTCGGCATCGAGGGAGGCGTGGCCACCAACGTCATCCCCGACGAATGCACCGTGGTGGTCAATTACCGCTACGCCCCGGACCGCAGCATGGCCGAGGCCGAGGAGCATGTCCGCGAGGTGTTCGCCGACTGCGGTGTGAGCGAGATCGTGGTGGACGACCACACAGGCGGGGCCCTGCCCGGTCTGTCGCACCCCGCCGCTGCCGCGTTCATGGAGGCGGTGGGCGGCACCGCCCGGCCCAAGTTCGGCTGGACGGACGTCTCACGCTTCAGCGCCCTGGGGGTGCCCGCGGTGAACTACGGCCCCGGCGACGCGCTCTTCGCCCACAAGCGGGACGAACACGTCGCCGTGGACAAGATCACGCACTGCGAGGACCGGCTGCGTGAGTGGCTCTCTTCCTGA
- a CDS encoding ATP-binding protein, with the protein MSLPLTRRIARAALLIAAGAAPVVGAAGSAGAVELPQAPVGGLSALDADNVDSTVDGVSKQTTKVAGQVGGKTAEKAAPVATKTVGKAAKTATPVAAKAAGDTAGQAGDLVGGADKGGLPTESLTGGGLPTGALGGGGLPIG; encoded by the coding sequence ATGTCCCTCCCCCTGACCCGTCGGATCGCCCGTGCCGCGCTGCTCATCGCGGCGGGAGCAGCTCCCGTGGTCGGTGCGGCCGGCTCCGCAGGCGCCGTTGAACTCCCGCAGGCCCCGGTCGGCGGCCTCTCGGCCCTCGACGCGGACAACGTCGACTCCACGGTCGACGGTGTCTCGAAGCAGACCACCAAGGTGGCGGGCCAGGTCGGCGGCAAGACCGCGGAGAAGGCCGCCCCTGTGGCGACCAAGACCGTCGGCAAGGCGGCCAAGACGGCCACGCCGGTCGCCGCGAAGGCCGCCGGTGACACCGCCGGGCAGGCGGGCGACCTGGTCGGCGGCGCCGACAAGGGCGGGCTGCCCACCGAGTCGCTGACCGGCGGCGGCCTGCCCACCGGTGCGCTGGGCGGCGGCGGCCTGCCGATCGGCTGA
- the dapC gene encoding succinyldiaminopimelate transaminase, which translates to MPAVSSRLPVFPWDKLEPYKATAAAHPDGIVDLSVGTPVDPVPELIRKALVAAADSPGYPTVWGTPALRDALVSWVERRLGAANVAHTNVLPVVGSKELVAWLPTQLGLGAGDRIAYPRLAYPTYEVGARLCGATPVVYDDPTELDPAGLRLLWLNSPSNPTGRVLDKEELTRIVAWAREHDVLVFSDECYLELGWEAEPVSVLHPDVCGGSYTGVVAVHSLSKRSNLAGYRAAFIAGDADVLGELLKIRKHGGMMTPAPVQAATVAALGDDTHVTEQRARYAARRTALRTALESHGFRIEHSEASLYLWATRDEPCWDTVAYLAGLGILVAPGDFYGKAGERFVRVAFTATDERVEAAVKRLG; encoded by the coding sequence GTGCCCGCAGTCTCCTCGCGACTCCCCGTCTTCCCCTGGGACAAGCTCGAGCCCTACAAGGCCACGGCCGCGGCCCACCCCGACGGCATCGTGGACCTCTCCGTCGGCACCCCGGTCGACCCCGTGCCCGAGCTGATCAGGAAGGCCCTCGTGGCGGCCGCCGACTCGCCGGGCTACCCGACGGTCTGGGGCACCCCGGCCCTGCGCGACGCGCTCGTGTCCTGGGTCGAGCGCCGCCTCGGCGCGGCGAACGTGGCGCACACCAACGTCCTGCCGGTCGTCGGTTCGAAGGAACTGGTGGCCTGGCTGCCGACGCAGCTGGGCCTGGGCGCCGGTGACCGGATCGCCTACCCGCGGCTCGCGTACCCCACCTACGAGGTCGGCGCGAGGCTCTGCGGCGCGACGCCTGTCGTCTACGACGACCCGACCGAGCTCGACCCGGCGGGCCTGCGGCTGCTCTGGCTCAACTCGCCGTCCAACCCGACCGGCCGGGTGCTGGACAAGGAAGAGCTGACCCGGATCGTCGCCTGGGCGCGCGAGCACGACGTCCTGGTCTTCAGCGACGAGTGCTACCTCGAGCTGGGCTGGGAGGCCGAGCCGGTCTCCGTGCTCCACCCGGACGTCTGCGGCGGCTCGTACACGGGCGTGGTGGCCGTCCACTCGCTCTCCAAGCGCTCCAACCTGGCCGGCTACCGTGCCGCCTTCATCGCCGGCGACGCGGACGTGCTCGGCGAGCTCCTGAAGATCCGCAAGCACGGCGGCATGATGACCCCCGCCCCCGTCCAGGCCGCCACCGTCGCCGCGCTCGGTGACGACACGCACGTCACGGAGCAGCGCGCCAGGTACGCGGCCCGGCGCACTGCCCTGCGGACGGCGTTGGAGTCGCACGGATTCCGGATCGAGCACAGCGAGGCCAGCCTCTATCTGTGGGCCACTCGCGACGAGCCGTGCTGGGACACGGTCGCGTACCTGGCCGGTCTGGGCATCCTCGTCGCGCCCGGCGACTTCTACGGAAAGGCGGGCGAGCGTTTCGTGCGCGTGGCGTTCACCGCGACCGACGAGCGTGTCGAGGCGGCCGTCAAGCGCCTCGGATGA
- the fdxA gene encoding ferredoxin, which yields MTYVIAQPCVDVKDKACIEECPVDCIYEGSRSLYIHPDECVDCGACEPVCPVEAIFYEDDTPEEWKDYYKANVEFFDELGSPGGASKLGLIERDHPFIAALPPQNG from the coding sequence GTGACCTACGTCATCGCGCAGCCTTGTGTCGACGTCAAGGACAAGGCGTGCATCGAGGAGTGCCCCGTCGACTGCATCTACGAGGGCTCCCGGTCCTTGTACATCCACCCGGACGAATGCGTCGACTGTGGTGCTTGTGAGCCGGTCTGCCCGGTCGAGGCGATCTTCTACGAGGACGACACTCCCGAGGAGTGGAAGGACTACTACAAGGCGAACGTCGAGTTCTTCGACGAGCTCGGTTCGCCCGGTGGTGCGTCCAAGCTCGGCCTGATCGAGCGCGACCACCCCTTCATCGCCGCCCTGCCGCCGCAGAACGGCTGA
- a CDS encoding GNAT family N-acetyltransferase, whose translation MEFTAGGRLEIRISPADVGKRVSVRRLSDAEAPVVKFTDTVGVLTSWTEGVLVITRRTGESVRIPESTLVAGKVVPAEPARRRGPAADFQELTRVTARAWQPVESERLGDWELRASSGFTRRANSVLPLGDPGMPLDDALARVRAWYAARGLPAYVQTATGAAGTQEELCAELEARGWRAEVSAQVQVGGLAAVGDLDADVSRVTLSRSFDEAWLRRYQRSGVPGPHVLKVLGSGPSVWFASIPGEARTPAAIGRCVVDSRWAGFMAVEVDPAYRRQGLAKAIMAALARRALDEGASAAWLQVESDNDGGRALYAGMGFRVHHHYHHYRAA comes from the coding sequence GTGGAATTCACTGCGGGCGGACGGCTCGAGATCAGGATCAGCCCAGCTGACGTGGGCAAACGTGTATCGGTCCGCCGCTTGAGCGACGCTGAAGCACCGGTCGTGAAGTTCACCGACACGGTCGGTGTTCTCACATCATGGACCGAGGGTGTGCTGGTGATCACACGCCGGACGGGCGAGAGCGTCCGCATCCCGGAATCGACGCTCGTCGCGGGAAAGGTCGTGCCGGCGGAGCCCGCCCGGCGCCGGGGCCCCGCGGCCGATTTCCAGGAGCTGACCAGAGTGACGGCGCGCGCCTGGCAGCCGGTCGAGAGCGAGCGGCTCGGTGACTGGGAGCTGCGGGCGTCGTCGGGCTTCACCAGGCGTGCGAACTCGGTCCTTCCTCTCGGTGATCCGGGCATGCCGCTGGACGACGCGCTGGCACGTGTGCGGGCCTGGTACGCGGCCCGCGGCCTTCCGGCGTACGTGCAGACGGCCACAGGCGCCGCCGGCACGCAGGAGGAGCTCTGCGCCGAATTGGAGGCACGCGGCTGGCGCGCCGAGGTCTCGGCGCAGGTACAGGTCGGGGGCCTGGCGGCGGTGGGCGACCTGGACGCGGACGTTTCGCGTGTCACGCTGTCCCGCTCGTTCGACGAGGCGTGGCTACGGCGCTACCAGCGGTCCGGTGTGCCAGGACCACATGTGCTGAAGGTCCTCGGCAGCGGCCCTTCCGTATGGTTCGCCTCCATACCCGGAGAGGCTCGAACCCCCGCGGCCATCGGCCGATGTGTGGTCGATTCACGCTGGGCAGGCTTCATGGCCGTGGAGGTGGACCCGGCGTACCGGCGCCAGGGGCTCGCGAAGGCGATCATGGCCGCCCTGGCGCGCCGGGCCCTCGATGAGGGCGCCTCGGCTGCCTGGCTCCAGGTCGAGTCGGACAATGACGGGGGGCGTGCCCTGTACGCCGGTATGGGCTTCCGGGTCCACCACCACTACCACCACTACCGGGCGGCGTAG
- a CDS encoding transglutaminase-like domain-containing protein, producing MHQNDRRSRFAQEARSQRPDVALLCLLIGAEADPSLDEAGMDAAQIELDRLAGMLPYGLRDPHAWAAAVADLLGGREGFHGTAGDYQHLESSLLHEVLHRRRGLPILLSVVWTEVARRAGAHVHGVALPGHFVVGFGDPEDPAGQVLADPFAAGRVLSGTEADLLVTSTVGTSLTPSMLTPADPLAVISRILNNIRAWAAQRPEHSAVALWALELLLLLPSHPARLRFERAQLLVQRGDFLTGAAEMDAYAEVVDAVEPTAAEEIRGRARAARAMLN from the coding sequence ATGCACCAGAACGACCGGCGGTCCCGTTTCGCGCAGGAGGCCCGCTCGCAGCGACCGGACGTGGCCCTGCTCTGCCTGCTCATCGGCGCGGAGGCCGACCCGTCGCTGGACGAGGCCGGCATGGACGCGGCCCAGATCGAACTGGACCGGCTGGCCGGGATGCTCCCGTACGGGCTGCGGGACCCGCACGCGTGGGCGGCGGCCGTCGCCGACCTGCTCGGCGGCCGGGAGGGCTTCCACGGCACGGCCGGCGACTACCAGCACCTGGAGTCCTCGCTCCTCCACGAGGTACTGCACCGCCGCCGGGGCCTGCCGATCCTGCTCTCCGTCGTCTGGACCGAGGTCGCCCGCCGCGCGGGCGCCCATGTCCACGGAGTGGCCCTGCCTGGCCACTTCGTGGTCGGCTTCGGCGACCCGGAGGATCCGGCCGGACAGGTCCTTGCCGACCCGTTCGCGGCCGGGCGGGTGCTCTCCGGCACGGAGGCCGACCTCCTCGTCACGAGCACCGTCGGCACGTCCTTGACGCCGTCCATGCTGACGCCCGCGGATCCGCTCGCGGTGATCTCCCGCATCCTCAACAACATCCGCGCCTGGGCGGCCCAGCGCCCGGAACACTCGGCGGTCGCCCTCTGGGCGCTCGAACTCCTGCTCCTCCTCCCCTCCCACCCGGCCCGCCTCCGCTTCGAGCGGGCCCAACTGCTCGTCCAGCGGGGTGACTTCCTGACGGGCGCGGCGGAGATGGACGCGTACGCGGAGGTCGTGGACGCGGTCGAGCCGACGGCGGCGGAGGAGATCCGGGGACGGGCCCGGGCGGCCCGGGCGATGCTCAACTGA